Proteins encoded within one genomic window of Balaenoptera musculus isolate JJ_BM4_2016_0621 chromosome 12, mBalMus1.pri.v3, whole genome shotgun sequence:
- the CALHM6 gene encoding calcium homeostasis modulator protein 6 has product MEKFRAVLDLLLKHRNALGYGLVSLLTAGGERIFSTAVFQCPCSAAWNLPYGLVFLLVPALALFLLGYVLSARTWRLLTGCCAPGARIDCGAALRGALVCAQLSAVAAVAPLTWVAVALLGGSFYECAASGSAFVARRLCFGRSPGCAAQLPLVPCHQVQAPDVQDLQKELKAQSQVLGWALIAVVIIVLLSFTSITRCLSPVSFLQLKFWKIYLEQEQRILKSQATEHATELAKENIKCFFECSHPKEYNTPSIKDWQQISSLYTFNPKEQYYSILHKYVNRKEKNRSIRSSKEDAVVPVLGFVDSSDINSTPDV; this is encoded by the exons ATGGAGAAGTTTCGGGCGGTGCTGGACCTGCTCCTCAAGCACCGCAATGCGCTGGGTTACGGCCTGGTGAGCCTGCTGACGGCGGGCGGGGAGCGCATCTTCTCCACCGCGGTGTTCCAGTGTCCGTGCAGCGCCGCCTGGAACCTGCCCTACGGCCTGGTCTTCCTGCTGGTGCCGGCGCTGGCGCTCTTCCTCCTGGGCTACGTGCTGAGCGCGCGCACCTGGCGCCTGCTCACCGGCTGCTGCGCGCCGGGCGCGCGCATTGACTGCGGCGCAGCGCTGCGCGGGGCCCTGGTGTGCGCGCAGCTCAGCGCTGTCGCTGCGGTCGCGCCGCTCACCTGGGTGGCCGTGGCGCTGCTCGGGGGCTCCTTCTACGAGTGCGCCGCCAGCGGGAGCGCCTTCGTGGCGCGGCGCCTGTGCTTCGGCCGCAGCCCCGGCTGCGCGGCCCAGCTGCCGCTGGTGCCCTGCCATCAGGTCCAGGCGCCCGACGTGCAGGACCTGCAGAAGGAGCTCAAGGCCCAGTCGCAG GTGTTGGGCTGGGCCCTGATAGCAGTTGTTATCATTGTCCTCCTGAGTTTTACATCCATCACCCGATGCCTATCTCCAGTTAGCTTCCTGCAgctgaaattttggaaaatctaTTTGGAACAGGAGCAGCGGATCCTTAAAAGTCAAGCCACAGAACACGCAACCGAACTggcaaaagaaaatatcaagtgtTTCTTTGAGTGTTCACATCCAAAGGAATACAACACTCCAAGCATAAAAGACTGGCAGCAAATTTCATCACTATATACTTTCAATCCAAAGGAACAGTACTACAGCATTTTGCACAAATATgtgaacagaaaagagaagaatcgAAGTATCAGATCTTCCAAAGAAGATGCAGTGGTTCCTGTTCTTGGCTTTGTAGATTCATCTGATATCAACAGCACTCCAGACGTATGA